In Humulus lupulus chromosome 7, drHumLupu1.1, whole genome shotgun sequence, the following are encoded in one genomic region:
- the LOC133792118 gene encoding uncharacterized protein LOC133792118, whose product MFVEQCVDFSFIDNCSSMASNPIISLLSKELLTGENFMKWKSNINIVLIGDNSKFVMTETEPDFPGENASKAVREKYDRWTATNNKAKAYMLASKSQMLRTKMEDIRTAYDIMEQLQEMFGHKSAQASFEATKKYVNCRMAPGQHVRDHFIKMTNYFQEAELHGATVDEKT is encoded by the coding sequence gtagctctatgGCCTCTAACCCCATTATCTCTCTTCTGTCCAAGGAGTTGTTAACCGGCGAGAACTTCATGAAATGGAAGtctaatatcaacatagtgttgatcggCGACAACTCAAAATTCGTGATGACTGAAACTGAACCTGACTTTCCTGGAGAGAACGCCTCGAAGGCAGTGAGGGAGAAGTATGATCGTTGGACTGCTACCAACAACAAGGCCAAGGCCTACATGCTTGCCAGCAAGTCACAAATGCTAAGGACTAAGATGGAAGATATCAGAACTGCTTACGACATCATGGAGCAACTCCAAGAAATGTTTGGGCACAAGTCAGCGCAAGCTAGTTTCGAGGCTACCAAGAAGTATGTGAACTGTAGGATGGCACCTggccaacatgttcgtgatcattttattaagatGACGAACTACTTCCAAGAAGCTGAGTTACATGGAGCAACAGTAGATGAGAAGACTTAA